The following proteins come from a genomic window of Chaetodon auriga isolate fChaAug3 chromosome 16, fChaAug3.hap1, whole genome shotgun sequence:
- the rpsa gene encoding small ribosomal subunit protein uS2, translated as MSGSLDVLQMKEEDVLKFLAAGTHLGGTNLDFQMDQYVYKRKSDGVYIINLKKTWEKLLLAARAIVAIENPADVCVISSRNTGQRAVLKFASATGATTFHGRFTPGTFTNQIQAAFREPRLLIVTDPRADHQPLTEASYVNIPTIALCNTDSPLRYVDIAIPCNNKGHHSVGLMWWMLAREVLRMRGTISREHPWEVMPDLYFYRDPEEIEKEEQAAAEKAVGKEEFQGEWSAPAAEFTQPEVADWSEGVAVPSVPIQQFPAAAPAVKTEDWSSQPATEDWSNAPTAQASDWGGANSDWS; from the exons ATGTCCGGAAGTCTGGATGTCCTtcagatgaaggaggaggatgtgCTGAAGTTCCTGGCTGCAGGAACCCATCTGGGAGGCACCAACTTGGACTTCCAGATGGATCAGTATGTGTACAAGAGAAAAAGTGACG GTGTGTACATCATTAACCTAAAGAAGACCTGGGAGAAGCTGCTCCTGGCAGCCAGGGCCATTGTTGCCATTGAAAACccagctgatgtgtgtgtcatctcTTCCAGGAACACTGGACAg AGAGCGGTGCTGAAGTTTGCCTCTGCCACCGGTGCCACCACCTTCCATGGTCGGTTCACCCCTGGTACATTCACCAATCAGATCCAGGCAGCTTTCAGGGAGCCCCGCCTCCTGATTGTGACAGACCCTCGCGCTGACCATCAGCCACTGACCGAGGCTTCCTATGTCAACATCCCTACCATTGCCCTGTGCAACACTGACTCCCCACTGAGATACGTGGACATTGCCATCCCCTGTAACAACAAG GGTCACCACTCTGTGGGTCTGATGTGGTGGATGTTGGCAAGGGAGGTTCTCAGGATGAGGGGAACCATCTCCAGGGAGCACCCATGGGAGGTCATGCCTGATCTGTACTTCTACAGGGACCCTGAAGAG ATTGAGAAGGAggaacaggctgcagctgagaagGCAGTCGGAAAGGAGGAGTTCCAGGGTGAATGGAGCGCCCCTGCCGCTGAGTTCACCCAGCCTGAGGTGGCTGACTGGTCTGAAGGTGTTGCTGTGCCATCTGTGCCCATTCAGCAGTTCCCCGCAG CCGCACCAGCTGTGAAGACAG AGGATTGGAGTTCTCAGCCTGCCACAGAGGACTGGTCCAATGCCCCCACTGCCCAGGCATCTGACTGGGGTGGTGCCAATTCTGATTGGTCTTAA